A window from Patescibacteria group bacterium encodes these proteins:
- a CDS encoding phosphoglycerate kinase, with amino-acid sequence MRLKTFSKAKVKNKKVILRCGFDVPFSKKGKIEDDTRIKQSLPTIKYLIKNKAKVIIISHNGRPGGKYVKRLSMDEIGQKLSKFLRKKVKKLDDCVGSKVKEKVAKMKPGSVILLENLRFHQGEKNKDPKFIQALVDLGEIYINDAFANSHRDHASMFGITHYLPSYAGLLVKKEINFLQKFIKKPKKPFVAIVGGAKISSKLKAVVSLFKKTDALLLGGALANTILKAKGLQVGQSLIEDNMIKKVKKMKLTDIRLKIPVDVVVARGKKAYQRPVGGVDEQEKIYDIGQDTITLYKEIIKKAGQVVWAGPMGFFEDKRFQKGSYAIAQAISRSSAVSLVGGGDTLDVLNELNLKNKISHISTGGGAMLEFLTKGTLPALKPLIKK; translated from the coding sequence ATGAGGCTAAAAACTTTTTCAAAAGCCAAGGTAAAAAACAAAAAAGTAATACTGCGCTGCGGTTTTGATGTGCCTTTTAGCAAAAAGGGAAAAATAGAAGACGATACCCGCATTAAACAAAGCCTGCCGACGATTAAATATTTAATTAAAAATAAAGCCAAAGTAATTATAATTAGTCATAATGGCCGTCCTGGGGGAAAGTATGTTAAAAGGTTATCTATGGATGAGATTGGGCAAAAACTTTCAAAATTTTTAAGAAAAAAAGTAAAAAAACTGGATGATTGTGTTGGCAGTAAAGTTAAAGAAAAAGTGGCTAAAATGAAGCCGGGGTCCGTAATTTTGCTGGAAAATCTAAGGTTTCACCAAGGAGAAAAAAATAAAGACCCGAAATTTATCCAAGCTCTGGTTGATTTAGGGGAAATTTATATAAATGATGCTTTTGCTAATTCTCATCGTGATCATGCTTCTATGTTTGGCATCACTCATTATTTGCCTAGTTATGCGGGTTTGTTAGTGAAAAAAGAAATTAATTTTTTACAAAAGTTTATAAAAAAACCAAAAAAGCCGTTTGTGGCTATTGTTGGCGGAGCAAAAATTTCCAGCAAATTAAAAGCCGTGGTTAGCTTATTTAAAAAAACAGACGCCTTGCTTTTGGGCGGGGCTTTGGCTAACACTATTTTAAAGGCTAAAGGGCTTCAGGTCGGTCAGTCTTTGATTGAGGATAATATGATCAAAAAAGTAAAAAAAATGAAATTAACTGATATCCGGCTAAAAATTCCCGTGGATGTAGTGGTAGCCAGAGGCAAAAAAGCTTATCAAAGGCCGGTCGGAGGAGTAGATGAGCAGGAAAAAATTTATGATATTGGTCAAGACACTATTACTTTGTATAAAGAAATAATAAAAAAAGCCGGGCAAGTGGTCTGGGCCGGACCAATGGGATTTTTTGAGGATAAACGTTTTCAAAAAGGCAGTTACGCCATAGCCCAGGCTATAAGTCGAAGTTCGGCGGTTTCTCTGGTCGGTGGGGGAGACACTCTGGATGTATTAAATGAATTAAATTTAAAAAATAAAATCAGTCATATTTCTACTGGCGGCGGGGCCATGCTGGAATTTTTAACCAAAGGCACTTTGCCGGCTTTAAAACCATTAATTAAAAAATAA
- the eno gene encoding phosphopyruvate hydratase, whose product MNPIKNIKAIEILDSRGNPTVQTKITLKNGVSAKASVPSGASTGEHEAHELRDQDQERYNGLGVLKAVDNVNKIMAKKLKNQDVSKQKEIDKRLIELDNTKNKSKLGANAILSVSLACARAGAKVKGQPLYKYIRETYNFKKKKRFPIPMMNIFNGGKHADTNLDFQEFMIVPVLEKNIDDKIRVGAEIFHVLGQILREKGYDTDVGNEGGYAPDIDHTIDALDMIMTAIKRAGYEPGRDVFLATDVGASILYDQKKKEYIFKLDNSSLSSDQLIELYSTWLKKYPFISIEDGLDEDDFSGWQKMNHELGDKVMLVGDDLFVTNIKRLEKGIKEKLANAILIKPNQIGTLSETIDCINLAQKNKFKINVSHRSGETNDDFISDLAFACGADFIKAGAPSRGERLAKYNRLLEIYEQEK is encoded by the coding sequence ATGAACCCAATAAAAAATATCAAAGCTATAGAAATTCTTGATTCACGGGGTAATCCGACCGTGCAGACAAAAATAACTTTAAAAAACGGAGTTTCAGCTAAAGCTTCAGTGCCCTCCGGGGCTTCTACTGGCGAGCACGAAGCGCATGAATTAAGAGACCAGGATCAAGAAAGATATAATGGTCTGGGTGTATTAAAAGCTGTTGATAATGTTAATAAAATAATGGCTAAAAAATTAAAGAACCAAGATGTCTCCAAACAAAAAGAAATTGATAAAAGATTGATTGAGCTTGATAACACTAAAAATAAATCAAAACTGGGGGCTAACGCTATTTTGTCAGTTTCTTTGGCTTGTGCCCGGGCTGGTGCCAAAGTCAAGGGTCAGCCATTGTATAAATATATTAGAGAAACCTATAATTTTAAAAAGAAAAAGAGATTTCCCATACCCATGATGAATATTTTTAATGGCGGTAAGCACGCTGATACCAATCTGGATTTTCAGGAGTTTATGATTGTGCCGGTTTTAGAAAAAAATATCGATGATAAAATAAGAGTCGGAGCCGAGATTTTTCACGTCTTAGGCCAGATATTACGGGAAAAAGGTTATGATACTGATGTCGGTAATGAAGGCGGGTATGCTCCGGATATTGATCATACTATCGATGCCTTGGATATGATTATGACGGCTATTAAAAGAGCTGGTTATGAACCGGGGCGTGATGTATTTTTAGCCACTGATGTTGGAGCTTCTATTTTGTATGATCAGAAAAAGAAAGAGTATATTTTTAAGCTGGATAATTCCTCTTTAAGTTCTGATCAGCTGATTGAGCTTTACTCTACCTGGCTGAAAAAATACCCCTTTATTTCTATAGAAGACGGCTTGGATGAAGATGATTTTTCCGGCTGGCAGAAAATGAATCATGAACTGGGAGATAAGGTGATGTTGGTAGGAGACGATCTTTTTGTCACTAATATAAAGAGATTAGAAAAAGGTATTAAAGAAAAACTAGCCAATGCTATTTTAATCAAGCCTAATCAAATCGGCACTTTATCAGAAACAATTGACTGTATAAATTTAGCCCAAAAAAATAAATTTAAAATTAATGTTTCCCACCGTTCCGGTGAAACCAATGACGATTTTATTAGTGATCTGGCTTTTGCTTGTGGGGCTGATTTTATCAAAGCTGGAGCTCCTTCTCGGGGAGAGAGATTGGCTAAATATAATCGTTTACTAGAAATCTATGAACAGGAAAAATAA
- the gpmI gene encoding 2,3-bisphosphoglycerate-independent phosphoglycerate mutase, with amino-acid sequence MNRKNNKKPTLLVILDGLGLAPPGPGNAFHLAKTPFIDSLFKEYPNTQLKASGTSVGLPHGQHGNSEAGHMNIGSGRVVLQDSVKITNSIENKSFFENAAFLESIKHVKKHNSSLHIMGLISRTQSPHMDPNHLEALIKLCHQKKVKKVYCHFFTDGRDSPQFAALEIIKKIKKKLKPNQKIATLAGRYYLNRKKDWPVTEKIYNTLVLGEDDLFDNSVKAIVHNYNQRHTDEFIQPTIIAKNNKEKMDSRIDDNDSVIFYNLRSDRARQLTKPFVQDKFRKMNPGAFKRKKILKNIRFVAMTNFGPDLPGVLTAYPAESLNMTLPLTLTHLQQLYLTETEKYAHLTYFFNGGHNAPIGGEEREVINSPSVRNYKETPKMSSPKILNRILEVLEKDKYHFISVNFCNPDMIGHTGKLKAGIKAMEYLDGCLKKLVIAVLNKNGTLFITADHGNIEKMTDLETGEVNTEHTSNPVPFIMVNKNSNKYKFDKSGVLGNIAPTILKFLDINKPQEMTKKSLCQF; translated from the coding sequence ATGAACAGGAAAAATAATAAAAAACCGACTCTTCTGGTAATTTTAGACGGACTGGGTCTGGCGCCGCCAGGACCAGGTAATGCTTTTCATTTGGCTAAAACACCCTTTATCGATTCTTTGTTTAAAGAATATCCCAACACTCAGCTCAAGGCCTCGGGTACTTCAGTCGGCCTGCCTCATGGCCAGCACGGCAATTCTGAAGCCGGGCATATGAATATTGGCTCCGGTCGGGTGGTTTTGCAGGACTCAGTTAAGATTACTAATTCTATTGAGAACAAATCATTTTTTGAAAACGCGGCCTTTTTAGAAAGTATTAAGCATGTTAAAAAGCATAACTCTTCCCTTCATATTATGGGCTTGATTTCGCGCACCCAAAGCCCTCATATGGATCCCAATCACTTAGAAGCCCTGATTAAACTTTGTCATCAAAAAAAAGTTAAAAAAGTTTATTGCCATTTTTTTACTGACGGACGTGATTCTCCGCAGTTTGCTGCTTTGGAAATAATAAAGAAAATAAAAAAGAAATTAAAACCAAATCAGAAAATAGCTACTTTAGCCGGGCGTTATTACTTAAATCGGAAAAAAGACTGGCCAGTGACGGAAAAAATTTATAACACCTTAGTATTGGGAGAAGATGACCTGTTTGATAATTCAGTCAAAGCCATTGTTCATAATTATAATCAAAGGCACACTGATGAATTTATTCAGCCGACTATAATCGCTAAAAATAATAAAGAAAAAATGGATTCAAGAATTGATGATAATGACTCGGTAATTTTTTATAATTTGAGGTCTGACCGGGCTCGTCAACTGACCAAGCCTTTTGTTCAGGACAAATTTAGAAAAATGAATCCAGGAGCTTTCAAAAGAAAAAAAATATTAAAAAATATTCGTTTTGTGGCTATGACCAATTTTGGTCCGGATTTGCCCGGAGTTTTAACCGCTTATCCGGCTGAATCTTTAAACATGACTTTACCCCTGACTTTAACTCATCTACAACAGCTTTATTTAACTGAGACGGAAAAATATGCTCATCTCACTTATTTCTTCAATGGGGGTCACAATGCCCCGATCGGTGGTGAAGAAAGGGAAGTTATTAATTCACCGAGCGTGCGAAATTATAAGGAAACACCTAAAATGAGTTCGCCTAAAATATTAAACCGTATTTTGGAAGTTTTAGAGAAAGACAAGTATCATTTTATCTCGGTTAATTTCTGTAATCCGGATATGATTGGGCATACTGGTAAATTAAAAGCGGGTATAAAGGCTATGGAATATCTGGACGGATGTTTGAAAAAGCTTGTGATAGCTGTTTTAAACAAGAATGGCACATTATTTATAACAGCTGATCATGGTAATATTGAGAAAATGACCGATCTCGAAACTGGTGAAGTCAATACGGAGCACACTTCTAATCCAGTACCTTTTATTATGGTTAATAAAAATTCCAATAAATATAAGTTTGATAAAAGTGGAGTTTTGGGTAATATTGCTCCGACCATCCTAAAATTTTTAGATATTAATAAACCTCAAGAAATGACTAAAAAATCTCTATGCCAGTTTTAA
- the gpmI gene encoding 2,3-bisphosphoglycerate-independent phosphoglycerate mutase has product MPVLKNRPVMLVILDGWGIAPPSRANAISQAKTPVMDKVLATYPALTLQASGESVGLPWGEMGNSEVGHMNIGAGKIIYQDLPRINKAIIDKTFFQNKAFLKASKKVKENNSKLHIMGLVSTGSVHSSLDHLFSLLEFCQKEKINQVFIHCFLDGRDTPPDSGKNFISKLQAKIKELKVGKIASLSGRFYAMDRDNRWDRTAKAYEAIVKGKSEKMGADPMKMLDQSYKNSVYDEEFVPSVITQSGQPIATVDNKDAVIYFNFRSDRARQLTKAFVLPGFEKFKRGKYLKDLCFVCMTEYEDNLPVEVAFPPEEIKNPLGKIISDHKLKQLHAAETEKYAHVTFFINGEREEPFFGEERILIPSPKVSSYDQKPEMSCEKLTKELIKAIESEKYDFCVVNYANPDMVGHTGNFPAIIKAIEAIDECLGHLIDSLLNVNGVMVIIADHGNAEEKIDLQTGFIIKEHSTNPVPFILIGNEWENHPTSLALGHDLSSLTPSGLLSDVAPTVLALIGLEKPDDMTGQNLLKYIKN; this is encoded by the coding sequence ATGCCAGTTTTAAAAAACAGACCAGTCATGTTAGTTATTTTAGACGGCTGGGGTATAGCTCCGCCTTCAAGAGCTAATGCTATTAGCCAAGCTAAAACTCCGGTTATGGATAAAGTTTTAGCTACTTATCCGGCTTTAACTTTGCAGGCTAGTGGTGAGTCAGTTGGCTTGCCCTGGGGAGAAATGGGTAATTCAGAAGTCGGTCATATGAATATCGGGGCTGGTAAGATTATTTATCAGGATTTACCACGGATAAATAAAGCCATTATAGATAAAACTTTTTTTCAAAATAAAGCTTTTTTAAAAGCTAGTAAAAAAGTAAAAGAAAATAATTCTAAATTACATATAATGGGCTTGGTTTCTACTGGTAGTGTTCACAGTTCCTTGGACCACCTTTTTTCTTTACTGGAATTTTGCCAAAAAGAAAAAATTAATCAAGTATTTATACACTGCTTTTTAGATGGCCGTGATACACCGCCGGATTCAGGCAAAAATTTTATTAGTAAACTTCAAGCCAAGATAAAGGAACTAAAAGTAGGGAAAATTGCCAGTCTGTCCGGACGCTTTTATGCTATGGACCGTGATAATCGCTGGGATCGTACAGCCAAAGCTTATGAGGCCATAGTCAAAGGAAAATCTGAAAAAATGGGTGCCGATCCCATGAAAATGCTGGATCAATCTTATAAAAATAGTGTTTATGATGAGGAATTTGTTCCCAGTGTGATTACTCAGTCTGGCCAACCTATAGCTACGGTTGATAATAAAGACGCGGTTATTTATTTTAATTTCCGTTCTGATCGGGCCAGACAACTGACTAAAGCTTTTGTTTTACCGGGTTTTGAGAAGTTTAAAAGAGGAAAATATCTTAAGGATCTTTGTTTTGTCTGTATGACTGAATACGAAGATAATTTGCCTGTTGAAGTGGCTTTTCCGCCCGAAGAAATTAAAAATCCCTTGGGTAAAATTATTTCTGATCATAAATTAAAGCAATTGCACGCGGCTGAAACCGAAAAGTATGCTCATGTTACCTTTTTTATAAATGGAGAAAGAGAGGAGCCCTTTTTTGGTGAAGAAAGAATATTAATTCCTTCGCCCAAGGTATCATCTTATGACCAGAAACCGGAAATGTCCTGTGAAAAATTAACCAAGGAATTGATTAAAGCTATAGAAAGTGAAAAATATGATTTTTGTGTGGTTAATTATGCTAATCCGGATATGGTCGGCCATACTGGTAATTTTCCAGCCATAATTAAGGCTATAGAAGCTATTGACGAATGTTTAGGCCATTTAATTGACAGCTTATTAAATGTAAACGGAGTAATGGTTATTATTGCTGATCACGGTAATGCTGAGGAAAAAATAGATTTGCAAACTGGCTTTATTATAAAAGAACACTCTACTAATCCCGTCCCCTTTATTCTTATTGGTAATGAGTGGGAAAATCATCCCACTTCATTAGCTTTAGGCCATGATTTAAGCTCACTAACACCAAGCGGGCTTTTATCTGATGTGGCTCCGACTGTTTTAGCTTTAATTGGTCTGGAAAAACCAGATGACATGACTGGGCAGAATTTACTTAAATATATTAAAAATTAA
- a CDS encoding carbohydrate kinase family protein, which translates to MKKYDVVSIGGATRDIIFYTDQGEVISTPQDLTRQKMISFEYGAKLISREVRFGTGGGGCNTAVCLSRLGLKTANFVAIGQDTEGERISATLKEEGVETKFIETKKEVGTGFSLLVIDEKSKEHVAFLYRGANDKLELKNDLEKVNTDWFYMSSLSGKNWPMISDKVIQRIKGDGCHLAWNPGETQLQAGMKAIKDLLAYTKVLILNKDESIELVLENKGKIKDIKKPEILLKEIQSWGPDIFVLTDGREGSYAYDGQKIYFSEILDTKVMDTTGAGDCFGSSFVAGLEMFKGDIDKSIKLGIYNTSSLVTKPGAQNGLLYKKDLKKYYKN; encoded by the coding sequence ATGAAAAAATACGATGTCGTTTCCATTGGTGGAGCTACTCGTGATATAATATTTTATACTGATCAGGGTGAAGTTATTTCTACGCCGCAGGATTTAACGCGTCAGAAAATGATCAGTTTTGAATACGGCGCTAAATTAATTTCTCGGGAAGTAAGATTTGGCACTGGTGGGGGCGGTTGTAATACGGCGGTCTGCTTGTCTCGCCTGGGACTAAAGACAGCTAACTTTGTGGCCATTGGACAAGACACTGAAGGAGAAAGAATTTCAGCTACTTTAAAAGAAGAAGGGGTGGAAACTAAGTTTATTGAAACCAAAAAAGAAGTTGGCACTGGTTTTTCTCTGCTAGTGATTGATGAAAAAAGCAAGGAACATGTCGCTTTTCTTTATCGTGGAGCCAATGATAAATTAGAGTTAAAAAATGATTTAGAAAAAGTTAATACTGATTGGTTTTATATGTCTTCTCTTTCTGGCAAAAATTGGCCGATGATTTCTGATAAAGTTATCCAACGTATTAAAGGAGACGGCTGCCACTTAGCCTGGAACCCGGGAGAAACTCAGCTTCAGGCCGGTATGAAAGCCATTAAAGATTTACTGGCTTATACCAAGGTGTTAATTCTTAATAAAGATGAATCTATTGAGCTGGTTTTAGAAAATAAAGGGAAAATTAAAGATATAAAGAAACCAGAAATTTTACTCAAAGAAATACAAAGCTGGGGACCGGATATTTTTGTACTAACTGATGGACGAGAAGGATCATACGCCTATGATGGTCAAAAGATTTATTTTTCAGAAATTTTAGATACTAAAGTTATGGACACCACTGGCGCTGGGGACTGTTTTGGTTCCAGTTTTGTAGCTGGCTTAGAAATGTTTAAAGGAGATATTGATAAATCAATTAAGCTGGGTATTTATAACACTTCATCTCTGGTTACTAAGCCCGGCGCTCAAAACGGACTCTTATACAAAAAAGATTTAAAAAAATATTATAAAAATTAA
- the acs gene encoding acetate--CoA ligase, which produces MSKDSNTDEATEALLKEEKLYKPSEEVKKLANVKDYEAVVKKASEDYEGFWAEAAQELDWYKEWDEVLDESKKPFYKWFKGGQINIFHNALERHQKDKKDKVAYFWENQDGDSRKITYGQLYDEVNKFAGILKKQGVARGDRVAVYMPNIPETAVAMLACAKLGAMHTVVYAGFSAQALRERIHDAEAKVLVTVDGGKRRKKDIPLKETVDQALEKDCQCLKSVIVVKYTGLEINIKEGRDIWYHEIMKEEVEIPETEKMKATDPLFILYTSGTTSKPKGVIHVHGGYQVGISRTLKWVFDIKDKDVYWCSADPGWITGHSYIVYAPLILGATSVMYDGAPDHPEPDRLWQVIEKYKVSIFYTAPTLVRLMMKYGKEWTEKYKMESLRLLGSVGEPINPEAWRWYYENIGKGRCPIMDTWWQTETGAFMITPLPVLPLKAGSATKPFPGLQMEIVDKDGDPVPEGKGGFLVIKNPWPSMLTTLFNNPERYKKTYWQKIPDVYTTGDLATKDKDGYFWIQGRSDDVLKIAGHRIGNAEIESALVAHKAVVEAGVIGVPDELRGEVAKAFVIMKEGVEKTDQLKDDLIKKVREVLGPVVVFKEIEYTDKLPKTRSGKIMRRVLRAKELGEDLGDTSTLQE; this is translated from the coding sequence ATGTCAAAAGATTCAAACACAGACGAGGCTACCGAAGCCTTGTTAAAAGAAGAAAAATTATACAAGCCTTCAGAAGAAGTTAAAAAGTTGGCTAATGTTAAAGATTATGAAGCAGTAGTAAAAAAAGCGTCAGAAGATTATGAGGGTTTTTGGGCCGAAGCCGCCCAAGAATTAGATTGGTATAAAGAATGGGACGAAGTTTTGGATGAAAGCAAAAAACCTTTTTATAAATGGTTTAAAGGCGGTCAGATTAATATTTTTCATAATGCTCTAGAACGTCATCAGAAAGACAAAAAAGATAAAGTGGCTTATTTTTGGGAGAATCAAGACGGGGACTCCAGAAAAATCACTTACGGTCAGCTTTATGATGAGGTTAATAAATTTGCTGGTATTTTAAAAAAACAAGGAGTGGCAAGAGGGGATAGAGTAGCTGTTTATATGCCAAATATTCCCGAAACCGCTGTGGCCATGTTAGCTTGTGCTAAGTTAGGTGCTATGCACACGGTAGTCTATGCTGGTTTTTCAGCCCAAGCCTTGCGAGAGAGAATCCACGACGCCGAGGCTAAAGTTTTAGTGACAGTTGACGGCGGTAAACGTCGTAAAAAAGATATTCCCCTTAAAGAAACTGTGGATCAAGCTCTGGAAAAAGATTGTCAGTGCTTAAAATCAGTCATCGTAGTTAAATACACCGGACTAGAGATTAATATAAAGGAGGGGAGAGATATTTGGTACCATGAGATTATGAAAGAAGAGGTTGAAATTCCAGAAACTGAAAAAATGAAAGCTACTGATCCTTTGTTTATTCTTTATACTTCGGGCACCACCTCCAAACCCAAAGGAGTTATTCATGTGCACGGCGGTTATCAGGTCGGTATTTCAAGGACACTTAAATGGGTTTTTGATATTAAAGACAAAGATGTTTATTGGTGTAGCGCTGACCCAGGCTGGATTACCGGCCATAGCTATATAGTTTATGCGCCTTTAATTTTAGGGGCCACTAGTGTCATGTATGACGGAGCTCCGGACCATCCCGAGCCGGATAGGCTTTGGCAGGTAATTGAAAAATATAAGGTTTCTATTTTTTACACGGCACCAACCCTTGTTCGCTTAATGATGAAATATGGCAAGGAATGGACAGAAAAATATAAAATGGAATCTTTGCGCCTTCTTGGCAGTGTTGGTGAACCGATTAATCCGGAGGCTTGGCGCTGGTATTATGAAAATATTGGCAAGGGTCGTTGCCCGATTATGGATACCTGGTGGCAGACCGAAACCGGTGCTTTTATGATTACGCCTTTGCCGGTTTTGCCGCTTAAAGCTGGCAGTGCTACCAAGCCTTTCCCCGGTCTTCAGATGGAAATAGTTGACAAAGATGGTGATCCAGTGCCAGAAGGAAAAGGCGGATTTCTGGTTATAAAAAATCCTTGGCCTTCAATGTTGACCACTTTATTTAATAACCCAGAAAGATATAAAAAGACTTACTGGCAGAAAATTCCAGACGTTTACACCACAGGTGACCTGGCTACTAAAGATAAAGACGGCTATTTTTGGATCCAGGGACGATCTGATGATGTTTTGAAAATAGCTGGGCACCGCATTGGCAACGCGGAAATTGAAAGTGCGCTTGTGGCACACAAAGCAGTAGTGGAAGCGGGAGTTATTGGTGTTCCAGACGAATTAAGAGGAGAAGTAGCTAAAGCTTTTGTTATTATGAAAGAAGGAGTGGAAAAAACCGATCAATTGAAAGA